From a single Serratia surfactantfaciens genomic region:
- a CDS encoding helix-turn-helix transcriptional regulator, translating to MPEVPENLLLSQLNVIAEGLSATFAPFCEVVVHDLQNPEHAILAIHNNLSGREVGQAATELGLARIASAEFPSVIANYGNQFADGRPAKSTSIGIKNAQGDYVAALCLNVDMTLFRGMQSALAQFTQTAAGAVTEHLEPSGAEAIRNRIDRFAARHATTPRALKTPERKRLIQELREQGLLEVKKAMEIVAQHLGVSRASVYLYAKEE from the coding sequence ATGCCTGAAGTGCCGGAAAATTTGCTGTTATCCCAGTTAAACGTGATTGCCGAGGGGCTGAGCGCCACCTTCGCGCCGTTTTGCGAAGTGGTGGTTCACGATCTGCAAAATCCCGAACACGCCATTTTGGCGATCCACAACAACCTGTCCGGACGAGAAGTCGGCCAAGCGGCGACGGAACTTGGCCTGGCTCGCATCGCTTCGGCGGAGTTTCCCAGCGTGATCGCCAACTACGGCAACCAGTTCGCCGACGGTCGCCCGGCGAAAAGCACCTCGATCGGCATCAAGAATGCGCAGGGCGACTACGTCGCCGCACTCTGTTTGAACGTTGATATGACGCTGTTCCGCGGCATGCAAAGCGCGCTGGCGCAGTTCACGCAAACGGCGGCCGGCGCGGTGACGGAACACCTGGAGCCCAGCGGCGCGGAGGCCATCCGCAACCGTATCGATCGCTTCGCCGCACGCCACGCCACCACGCCGCGCGCGCTGAAAACGCCGGAGAGAAAGCGGTTGATTCAGGAACTGAGGGAGCAAGGTCTGCTCGAGGTTAAAAAGGCGATGGAAATCGTGGCGCAGCACCTCGGCGTTTCCCGCGCTTCGGTGTATCTCTATGCGAAAGAAGAGTGA
- a CDS encoding DUF2238 domain-containing protein: MPVSRSPLLLSVITLLLLAALIHSGIHPYDRTTWLMEVAPVLIVLPLLWLTHRRYPLTPLLYTLIFFHALILIFGGMYSYARVPLGFEVQQWLDLDRNPYDKLGHFFQGLVPALAAREILLRGGYVQGRKMLGFVVCCIALAISALYELIEWWAALALGQGADEFLGTQGDPWDTQSDMFCALLGAICGLLLFGRWQDRQIARLG, encoded by the coding sequence ATGCCCGTTTCACGCTCTCCGCTGTTGTTGTCTGTGATCACCCTGCTGCTGCTGGCGGCGCTGATCCACAGCGGCATTCATCCTTACGATCGCACCACCTGGCTGATGGAAGTGGCGCCGGTCTTGATTGTTTTGCCGCTGCTGTGGCTGACCCACCGCCGCTACCCGCTGACGCCGCTGCTCTACACGCTGATTTTCTTCCACGCGCTGATTCTGATTTTCGGCGGTATGTACAGCTATGCCCGCGTGCCGCTGGGGTTTGAGGTGCAGCAGTGGCTGGATCTTGATCGCAACCCGTACGACAAATTGGGGCATTTCTTTCAGGGATTGGTGCCGGCGCTGGCGGCGCGCGAGATCCTGCTGCGCGGCGGCTATGTACAGGGGCGCAAGATGCTGGGCTTCGTGGTGTGCTGCATCGCGCTGGCGATCAGCGCCCTGTATGAGCTGATCGAATGGTGGGCGGCGCTGGCGCTGGGCCAGGGCGCCGACGAGTTTCTCGGTACTCAGGGTGACCCGTGGGACACCCAGTCCGACATGTTCTGCGCGCTGCTCGGGGCGATATGCGGCCTGTTGCTGTTCGGGCGCTGGCAGGATCGGCAAATCGCTCGCTTAGGCTGA
- a CDS encoding YncE family protein has product MLLSTLLFSNTLQAQTAPEVLRKPVGKGAYEMAYSPSENALYLATSQSRKLDKGGIVYRLDPTTLDVTQIIHNDIKPFGAAVNAKTGTLFFGNTVNNSVTAIDAKTGDVKGRLVLDARQRSETVKPLAPRELVADADSDTLYITGLGDSSVVWVVDGKDLTLRATVTDTGKYGTGLALDAAAKRLYVTNADGELVTIDTQSNKVLSRKKLDESKEHFFLNISLDTATHRAFITDSKQPQVLVVDTRNGNILSKIDVPESLAVLFNPARNEVYVTHRQAGEVSVIDAKSYKVLNTIKTPTHPNSLALSPDGQTLYVSVKQASSREKEATAPDDVIRVALK; this is encoded by the coding sequence ATGCTGCTGTCCACGCTGCTGTTCTCCAACACCTTGCAGGCGCAAACCGCGCCGGAAGTGCTGCGCAAGCCGGTCGGCAAAGGCGCTTATGAAATGGCTTACAGCCCGAGCGAAAACGCGCTCTACCTGGCCACCTCGCAGAGCCGCAAGCTGGACAAGGGCGGCATCGTCTACCGTCTGGATCCGACCACGCTGGATGTGACCCAGATTATCCATAACGACATCAAGCCGTTTGGCGCCGCCGTCAATGCCAAGACCGGCACGCTGTTCTTCGGCAACACCGTCAATAACTCGGTAACCGCGATCGACGCCAAAACCGGCGACGTGAAAGGCCGCCTGGTGCTGGACGCGCGCCAGCGCTCCGAAACCGTTAAGCCGCTGGCGCCGCGTGAACTGGTGGCGGATGCCGACAGCGACACGCTGTACATCACCGGGCTGGGGGATTCCAGCGTGGTGTGGGTGGTGGACGGCAAGGATCTGACCCTGCGCGCTACCGTGACCGACACCGGCAAATACGGCACCGGCCTGGCGCTGGACGCCGCCGCCAAACGCCTGTATGTCACCAACGCCGACGGCGAGCTGGTGACCATCGACACCCAGAGCAACAAGGTGCTGTCGCGCAAGAAGCTGGATGAGTCTAAAGAGCACTTCTTCCTGAACATCAGCCTGGATACCGCCACTCACCGCGCTTTCATCACCGATTCCAAGCAGCCGCAGGTGCTGGTGGTGGATACCCGCAACGGCAACATCCTGAGCAAGATCGACGTGCCGGAATCGCTGGCGGTGCTGTTCAACCCGGCGCGCAATGAGGTTTACGTTACCCACCGCCAGGCGGGCGAAGTGAGCGTGATCGACGCCAAGAGCTACAAGGTGCTGAACACCATCAAGACGCCGACCCATCCGAACAGCCTGGCGCTGTCGCCGGATGGCCAAACGCTGTATGTCAGCGTCAAACAGGCTTCCAGCCGCGAGAAAGAAGCGACCGCGCCGGACGACGTGATCCGCGTAGCGCTGAAATAA